The following nucleotide sequence is from Solanum dulcamara chromosome 7, daSolDulc1.2, whole genome shotgun sequence.
tttaaaatctaattGGAAGGTTATGGTCTAACCCTATCTCAAGGGCAATTGAGTCAATTTGGCCGACCTAATGAAGTGACTAATAAAATGTCTCCAGTCTTTGTCGGGGTCGGTTCACTTTTAAACCATTGGATTTGGTACTGAATTGCTAAAGAAGCATTAGCCCCACTATAAGCCACCTCTTCCATTAGTCAAACCCCTTTTTGTCCTCACTTTTCATTATCCCTACTTACTTTTTTGTGTCCTAATTGTAATTAGTGGGGGCATTTACGTCAATTTGAAGATTTGGTTTGAAATTTATATTGATGAGTAAAGATTAAAGTGGATGGCGTGTGTTCGTGGCAAATAGGTCTGCGCTCAGTTTGGTGGTAGTGTTTGTTAGTGGTTAGGAGTTTGGtggagtaattttttttttttccttttttgtaaACGTGGAAATTTGAAGGGTAACGACAGAGTGCGATAGGATGTAGAGATAGCTTAAACTGTATAATAGCTTTGTCGTTTTATTCACACCCACAATCTAAACGACATTTGGTTGACAGCAAATGGGAAGGAATATTTTGGGGCACCCCACAACCGTACGTAGTCAATTGTTTAAACAAATATCAGTGATTGTTAGAAATTTAGAATATGTGCAGCTTCCACACAcaacctttttcttttttgtactCGAGTAACAAAATTTCTGTCAAAAAAGTTGGGACTACCAAACTTTTTATCTAATTAAAAGATTAAAGAGTGTAATACCTATTGCTTGGCAGCTTCTTGTTGTTAATACTCCTGGGGCGAGCGAATCAAGAAGTGGCAGCTGTATAAGTGTAAGTGATAGTCAAAGAAGGGTTTTTTTAATGCAGAGGTTCATCAGAATTTGCATGTGTAGAAAGTCGTCCTAGGGGGTTATTATCTATGTAAAAATAGGTGTATAGTTGGAGGACATGATGGTCGCAGATGGTCCCAAAACAGTTTTTGGCTTACATTGTGATTAATGTGTTGAACGCATTATATAGTGTGTTAAATATGTATGCAGATATATTTGTTCCTCTCCCATGTAAAACCACTCGACATGCTCTTTCATATATATTCTCTGTTTTTAACAAATTATTATACACTTTTATTGAAAGCGAGCGTGCTTTTAATTGGACATATCATTTATCTGCAGATTTTGCTGGACTCTCAGGTTAATGGTACTAGTGATGCTACCACCAGCAAGAGGTCAAGAAAGAAAAAGGTTAGTTTTTTCCCTCCACTAAGTTATATATAGGACATTTTACTTTAAGGTATTGAGATAGAATAGTGCATCACAAGTGTGAGTGCAAAAAAGTTTGTCGTTTGAAGGAAGACCCATTGTTTCATCACTTTtactttgatttttatttaGTGCATGAGCCTGGGACGTAGAATGTTCTATTTCCATCATTCCAGGACTACTAAATAActtattcatttttctttttatcccTTCTGTGATGAGTAGACATTGACTGAGCTAAAAATGGAGGAGATGTTGCTAATTAGGGAAAGAAATCAATTGAAGAAGGTATTCTTCCTGACTATTGTGATTAGTTATACTTATTGTTGAATTGTGTTTTTAGTTCCTGAATTAACACCACTCTCTATGCAGGAATTGACTTTAGCACACTCCAATTTGGAGAATGAGAGGAAAACAAATCAAAACCtgaaaagaatgaaggtaaTATGATAATCTATTTGGCTGGCTGGTCTATTTTATACCGTATACctgttgcttttttttttttttttttaaaaaataatcttagGCAACCATAAATTTCCTGCACAACTGTCTTATAGATTGATTTTATCCTTGCTAGTGAATCTAGGGCACTTAATAGTTAGTACGAATTATTAACATGTGGATGGATTTTCTTGATGAATTCCCTAAGTAGTTTTTCAAACCTCACCCTTTTTCAGAAATAAAAGAACATAAGTTTGCCACTTGAGACTGAGAATAAGCAAAACATTGCCTACTTTTTCTCCGCTACTGATCCAGAAAGAATGGAGGTATAGAAACTGTATACTAACTTGATGTCCTTTTCTCCAGCTTGATTTGCACCCTCAGCAGGCAAATGAAAGAGCAGCAACTGTTGTATATGATGGGAGTTCGGGTCAGTATCAGCAAGAGGTCCTACCAAGTTATCCAGTCATTCCCATCTTACTGGAAAAAGTTGCTAACAAGGTTGCAGTATTGCCATCATCTCTGGAGGAGCAGAAAGATGTCTCAGCTCTGGAGTCTAAATTTGTACTCCCAGACCTCAATCTTCCATTTGGCGAGGATTCAGCACTGAAATTCTTTGTGGGGTGAACTGAAATACTTCTGCATAACAGGGCATCCTCCAACAAAGAAAGACAAGTATAATGAGATACTAGTAAGGGCTAACCCTGTTATAGGATGAATTATGGAGTCAGTAGTAAGTAAGGACTTCCCTTCACCACTTGACACACAGAACTTGCCCAAGTGGATTTTTAGTTATGAAGGTACTGAGGGTAGTTAGGATCTGTGATTTTTCTTTGAGAAGATGTGAACCATAGGTTAGAGATCCTAACTGACTAGTTGCAGTAAACATTCTTTCTCTGACAGGTTTCTTCAGTGTCCGATTCTTTGGGGCCAGCCCTCATTCCTTCTTAGTTTCTCTCTGGAAATATATACAGATAAAATGtaactattttatatattagTCTATCATATTACTTGATACCATAACTTTCTTTTCTCTATTGATGCATACAGTTGCATTACATTTTTTGACTACATATATTTTCAGACCATGCAGACATCTTTATATCACGCCAACTGAGGCTTACTTTTGAAATGATGTCATAGCATGAAGGTGAATATGATATGTATAGCAGCTCCCCAACGCAATGTCCTAAAATTTGTGCAATTCATTAGTATTGTAGCTAGGGAAGCTCATTGTTTATA
It contains:
- the LOC129896147 gene encoding uncharacterized protein LOC129896147: MAEEEWVKAAIMDDSLVAELLLGLNQGNLSPSPFPSKSKKTGSPLEWTVRQRRSKPVSVNAKKSAPRASPTTPLSWSGATSVSCGGGGGSGGAVDGGCEESSGSPPSKTPSSTRSKILLDSQVNGTSDATTSKRSRKKKTLTELKMEEMLLIRERNQLKKELTLAHSNLENERKTNQNLKRMKLDLHPQQANERAATVVYDGSSGQYQQEVLPSYPVIPILLEKVANKVAVLPSSLEEQKDVSALESKFVLPDLNLPFGEDSALKFFVG